In Gemmatimonadota bacterium, the DNA window CTGTTCTGGAGACCATGCGGGATTTCGCCATACCCCGGGCTTTCTCTGTCGGATGTCGAGAATTCTCATTGCCATCCTCAGGTCTTATGAGACTTTAATTTTTATTCCTATTCTCGTGATCTGGATACACAACATTGAACACACGCGTTACCACATCGGGCGATGTGCGATTTTCAAAAGCCTCCAAAACCGGATCATTGGTTTCCCGCATTTGGGCCTGTAGAATCGCCCGTATTTCATCAGCTTTTGCACTGTATTCCGGGTCGTCAATCAGGTTTTTCAAACAATTGGGGTCCTGCTCCAAATCGTATAACTCTTCCGGTACGCGATACCGAAACATCCGCACCCGTTCTGCAATATCTGGATTGCCCGGTGCAGCCTCCTCCATTGCGTGCATCGTCAAGCCTTCATTGTTATTGCGGTACCGATAGTCATCTCGCACCCACATATTAAATATGTACCCAAATTGATGATCCTGCACACACCGCATCGGCGTTGCTGCTCCACCAGCCTTAGAATCGATCTGCGTAAATACATGCTCTCGACCCTCCTGCTTTTCACCTCTCAGCAGCGGCACAAAAGATTGTCCATCCACACCATCCAAAGCGGGCAATCCAATCGCATCTAATGCGGTCGGCAAGAAGTCAATGCCGGACATTAGTTCACTACATGTTGTACCCTCTTTTGCAACACCGGGCCACCGCACCAGCCACGGTGTGCGTGTACTCGCCAGATATACATTACACTTGGCAAACGGCACGGCCATCCCGTTATCCGACAAAAAAGCGACCAGTGTATTGTCTCGCAATCCCGACTCTTCCAGAGCATTCATCACCGCTCCAAATGTATCATCTAAGCGTCTCACCGAATTGTAATACCACGAAAGTTCTTTGCGAATCAATGGAAGATCAGGCAAGAATCCGGGCACTTCAATTTCATTGGGGTTATACAACCGCGATGGCACCTCAGCACCACCCTTTGGTCCTTCATCTGGATTGTAAAATGGTCGATGGGGATCATGAGAGTTTACCATAAAATAAAAGGGTTTGTCGGCACTTTTACAGTTCTCGAAGAATTCCTTACAATACGCCCCATACTTCTGAGGACTACGGCCAAAACCCAGGTCTTCTTGATCCCGACTAAAATCCCATGTAATCGACTCTTTTGGCGTTGAATGATTCACTTTTCCGAGAAGGCCAGTCATATACCCCGCATCGCTCAACGTTTCGATGATCGTCGGTGTGTCCTCAAATGTATGAAAAAATCCCATTCCGCCATTGTTATAACTATAGCGCCCGGTGTTCAATACATTGCGACTTGGCATACAAATGGCAACATTCACATGCCCATGACTGAACCGCACACCCTCTTCGGCAAATGCATCCAGGTTGGGGGAGATATCTGGCACGTTTGATCCAAAACAACCGAGTGAATCGCAACCCAAATCATCTGCTGTGAACAGCAAGATATTTAATTTACCTACCATACGATCCTCACTTCTTCAAATCTTTGTCTGTCAATTTACCCTATACTTTTCCAGTGCATCCTCATCGAGTTCACATCCAAGTCCCGGCTTTGTCGGAACAATGGCTTCGCCCTTTTCAAATTGGATGCCATCTACAATCAGGTCATCTTCTCGCGTCCAACTCCCGACAAAATCGCTGGGCATAACGCAATTTCGCGGCACACTTGCCGCGTGAAGATAGGCCATTTCCATTATGCCGAGGTCATTTCCAGATCCATGCCAGCAGGGAATACCAGCGGCATCGGCAATTGCCGCGTTATGGACAAATTGCCACATGCTGCCCCCCAGATTGAAAATATCTACTGCTTCCACCTTGATTGCGTTGATGATGTCATGGGGATTCGCCAGATGCAATGCGACCGGGATTGTGGTTGCCGCTCTTAGCTGGCAATACCAATCCAGGTTCCATTTCGCCATTGGATCTTCGAGCACACCGACATTGCCGACTGCTTCGAATTGTTTTGCCAATGCAATGGCTTCTGCCGGGCGATAAAATCTCTGATTCGGATCGATTGTGCATTTGAACGATATATCTGTGGCCTCCAGGATTGCCTGCACGCGAGCGACCATTGGTTCATCAGAGGTACATTTCATTTTTACACCGTGAAATCCGCGTTCGTAACCGAGCCGCGCATTGAGGGCTGAGTCTTCAGGCGTTTGATGGCCGATCCAGTAATCCGCTGGCACGCGGTCTCTGTACGCACCGCCGAGCAATTCGTGGACCGGGCAGCCTCGAATTTTGCCCACGATATCAAAAACAGCCATTTCAAAAGCTTCATAACCCGCGCCCGTTCCCCAGCCGGTCAAATTCTCCCAATCGCGTGTGCCGCCCCCATCTTCAGATACAACCGGATCTCTGAAAGGCAGGACTGTGTTGCGATGCGTGGCGGCTTCTCTGAATACGTTTTGCAGGCTCAGTTTGAGAGGGTCTCTTCCTTTGAGTTGGTTAAATCCCTGCCGAATTGCTTCTTCAGGCGTCCCGCGCGAGGTTTCTCCCAGTCCGTAAATCCCTTCATCGGTATTTAGCTTGATGATGTGTTTGGGTACCTGGTCCCAGCCCGCAGGACCAAATGATGCGCTGTGTACACGGCCGGGTATGGTTGGAACAACAACTGTAATGATGTCGATGGATGCGATTTTCATGGCGTTTTCCCCCGCAGTGTACAAACACTGTTTTCACATTGACGTATAAGAATACCTGCATAAATTGATTACTGACGTTACACACACGAAATAATTCCGTCAAGGTTATTTATCGCGGGGTGGGTTAAGAATAGTCCTGTTAGAATGCTATTGTAAAGTGCTTTGGCACATATTATTTATCAGGATCTTTTATCGCTGTTTTTTACAAAGGAGGCTGTGATGAAAATTACAAAGGTCGAGCAGATGCGCGTGTTCGTGCCATGGCAGGATTCCTATAAGGAGCCGATGGTGTCCTGGCGGGGGATGAGCGGCACAACGCCGGAGGAAGAGGATTCCTACGTGATTGTTCAGGTGCATACCGATGAGGGGATTGTGGGGATCGGGGAGGGAGGACGTTCGATGGTACAGACCGAGCAGCAGGCACAGCAGTATATCGGCAAGAATCCGATGGAACTGGATATGTTTAACCTCGGGCGTCCCTGGGCACATGCTTTTCTCGATATAGCTGGCAAGGCGCTGGGAGTACCGGCTTATCGGCTGATTGGCAACGGCAAGCATAGAGACCGTGTTCCGGTGGATTACTGGTCGCCTTATCTGGCTCCGGAAGAGACCCGCAAGCACGCCGAGGAGGGCGCGAAGCGGGGGTTTAAGCTGCACAAGATCAAGGCGCGCCCCTGGGATACGGTGTGGCAGGTGAAGGTGATGACCGAGGCGGGCGGACCGGACTACAAGATTCGCATAGATCCAAACGAGAAGTTCAATACCCTGTCGGAGACCGTGCGGATCGACGATGCGTTGCAGGAGTATCCCAATGTGGAATGCTTTGAAGACCCCGTGCCCAAGGCACATCCAGAGTGGTACGGGATTTTGCGGCAGAAGTGTCGGGCGCCTCTGGCGATTCATACCACGGATACGCGGTTGATTCTGAACCATTTGCGACACAATGGGATAGATATTGTCAATGTAGGGGGTACCATCAACCGGGTAATCCGGGCCGCGGCAATGGCCCAGGCAGCCGGATGCCCGGTGTGGATCCAGATGGAGGGGCACTGCTATGCGATCCAGGCGGCGTTTAACGCACACATAGGCGCGGCTGTGCCGAATGCCACGCTGCCCTACGGGATGCGCCCGTTTATCAGAGAAGCGTGTATTACAAAAGAGGGCTATGGATTTGCCG includes these proteins:
- a CDS encoding sulfatase yields the protein MVGKLNILLFTADDLGCDSLGCFGSNVPDISPNLDAFAEEGVRFSHGHVNVAICMPSRNVLNTGRYSYNNGGMGFFHTFEDTPTIIETLSDAGYMTGLLGKVNHSTPKESITWDFSRDQEDLGFGRSPQKYGAYCKEFFENCKSADKPFYFMVNSHDPHRPFYNPDEGPKGGAEVPSRLYNPNEIEVPGFLPDLPLIRKELSWYYNSVRRLDDTFGAVMNALEESGLRDNTLVAFLSDNGMAVPFAKCNVYLASTRTPWLVRWPGVAKEGTTCSELMSGIDFLPTALDAIGLPALDGVDGQSFVPLLRGEKQEGREHVFTQIDSKAGGAATPMRCVQDHQFGYIFNMWVRDDYRYRNNNEGLTMHAMEEAAPGNPDIAERVRMFRYRVPEELYDLEQDPNCLKNLIDDPEYSAKADEIRAILQAQMRETNDPVLEAFENRTSPDVVTRVFNVVYPDHENRNKN